ATATGAAATTATAGCTTTTGCTTTACTATTTATTGGGACAAGGTTAGTTATTTCATTTATTGGTTCATTATTAAATGGAGTTTTCCAGTTACCTGTTTTAAAGCAGATGAACTCCTTCTTAGGTGGTATTTTTGGTTTTATAGAGGTTTATTTATTTTCGGTTTTGGCGCTTTTTATAGCTTTAATCATACCAATCGATCCGCTTCATGTATTATTACATAAATCAAATATTGCGTATTTTATGGTTCAACATACACCATTTATATCAAATCAATTAATGGAATTATGGAACGGAATTTCTAGTTCTGAAATACTTTAATCGAGTTTTTAGTGAAAAAAAACAATTTCTATGTTAAGTAGGTGACTTAAAATGCACAAAAAAGAGTTAATAAAACTGTTAGAACAAATTGCTACTTATTTAGAACTAAAAGGTGAGAATGCTTTTAAAATATCAGCATTTCGTAAAGCGGCAAATGCATTAGAAACGGATGAAAGAAGTCTTGAGCAAATCGACGACTTTACTGCAATAAAAGGGATCGGAAAAGGGACTTCTGCAGTAATTTTAGAATATATCGAAACTGGTAAAAGTACGGTATTGGAAGAACTACAAGATTCATTGCCTAGAACTTTACTTCCTTTACTTAGACTACCAGGATTAGGTGGCAAAAAAGTAGCTAAGCTTTATCAGGCATTACAAATTGAGAGTATGGAGCAGTTAAAAGAAGCATGCTTAAATGGTAAATTACAAGGGTTAGCTGGATTCGGTAAAAAGACAGAAAAAAATATTTTAGAATCAATCGAGGAATTTGGTAAGCAGCCTGAACGCTTGCCACTAGCAGATGTATTACCGATTGCAGATAAAATTGAAGCTTATTTAGCAGGAATGAAGGATGTTGAAAAGTATTCAAGAGCAGGAAGCCTGCGAAGAGTACGTGAAACAGTTAAAGATTTAGACTTCATTGTTGCGTCAAATAAACCGGAAAGCATTAAAGAACAATTACTTTCGATGCCGGAAATCGTTCGAATAATAGCACAAGGGGATACAAAAGTTTCTCTTGTTTTAAAAGGTGTTGAATATGAGATTTCAGTTGACTTCCGAATTATTCAACCTAAGGAGTTTGCTACAACGCTACATCATTTTACTGGTTCTAAAGATCATAATGTAGCTATGCGTCAATTGGCTAAAGAACGTGATGAAAAAATTAGTGAGTACGGTGTTGAAAACGTTAATACTGGTGAAGTTTTAACATTTGAAAATGAAGAAGATTTTTATGCTCACTTTAATTTACCTTGTTTTCCACCTGAAATTCGAGAGGATGGAAAGGAAGTTTCAACTTTTACAAACGACTACCCATTAATTCGTTTAGAAGATATGATATCTGATTTACATATGCACTCTACGTGGAGTGATGGTGGCCATTCTATCGAAGAAATGGCAGATGCATGTCGTGCTAAGGGGTATAAATATATTGTCATCACAGACCATTCACAATATTTAAAGGTTGCGAACGGTTTAACTCCAGAGCGTTTATGGAAACAAAAAGAAGAAATTCAGCGAGTTAATGAAAAATACACTGATTTTACAATTCTACATGGGGTAGAAATGGATATTTTACCTGATGGATCGTTAGATTATGAAGATGATGTTTTACGTT
This genomic interval from Gottfriedia acidiceleris contains the following:
- a CDS encoding CvpA family protein; its protein translation is MIDLIILIIFILGILTGWKRGFISSLVRLLGFLLSLYLAYHYYEQTATSLKKIFPIHISGGQVVNAEQFVYEIIAFALLFIGTRLVISFIGSLLNGVFQLPVLKQMNSFLGGIFGFIEVYLFSVLALFIALIIPIDPLHVLLHKSNIAYFMVQHTPFISNQLMELWNGISSSEIL
- the polX gene encoding DNA polymerase/3'-5' exonuclease PolX; this translates as MHKKELIKLLEQIATYLELKGENAFKISAFRKAANALETDERSLEQIDDFTAIKGIGKGTSAVILEYIETGKSTVLEELQDSLPRTLLPLLRLPGLGGKKVAKLYQALQIESMEQLKEACLNGKLQGLAGFGKKTEKNILESIEEFGKQPERLPLADVLPIADKIEAYLAGMKDVEKYSRAGSLRRVRETVKDLDFIVASNKPESIKEQLLSMPEIVRIIAQGDTKVSLVLKGVEYEISVDFRIIQPKEFATTLHHFTGSKDHNVAMRQLAKERDEKISEYGVENVNTGEVLTFENEEDFYAHFNLPCFPPEIREDGKEVSTFTNDYPLIRLEDMISDLHMHSTWSDGGHSIEEMADACRAKGYKYIVITDHSQYLKVANGLTPERLWKQKEEIQRVNEKYTDFTILHGVEMDILPDGSLDYEDDVLRSLDFVIASIHSSFSQDEETIMMRLKNAMRNPYVSMIGHPTGRKIGRRAGYKVNAEELISVAKETGTILELNANPNRLDLNKEMLMMAAEAGVMLSINTDAHNIDMLEHMTVGVSAAKKAWLKRENIVNTFELHELLSLIERKRNRV